From the Micromonospora echinospora genome, the window GATGGCCGAGGGGAAGCTCCTCGCCACCGGCAAGGTCGGCGCGGGCGTCTCCGCCGAGCAGGCGAAGGACCTCGCCCAGCGCTGCGCGCTGAACGCGCTCGCCGCGATCGACGCGCTGGTCGGCCTGGAGAACGTGGTCAAGGTGGTGAAGCTGACCGGCTTCGTCGCCTCGGCGCCCGGCTTCACCGGCCAGCCCGGCGTGATCAACGGTGCCTCCGACCTGCTCGGCACGGTCTTCGGGGAGGCCGGCCGGCACGCCCGCAGCGCGGTCGGAGTGTCGGAGCTGCCGCTGGACGCCCCGGTCGAGGTCGAGGTCATCGTCGAGGTCGGCTGACCGGTTCCGTTCGCCGCGACCCCACCCGGCCCGGCCGGGTGGGGTCACGTGTCCCACCGGCTTTCCGGCCGTACGGTGGCCGGTGCGGCTTTCAAGATCGCGACGACTGGCCGGTCGGGTCGTACGATCGCAGCCATGACGGGGCACATGACGACGCCGGCGGCCGGGCTGGCCGATTCGCTGCCGGAGTGGGTGACGCTGCTACGCGCGCCGAACCCCGGCCCGATGACCCTCGACGGCACCAACACCTGGCTGCTGCGCGCCCCGGGACGGGACGAGACGGTCGTGGTCGACCCGGGCCCCGCCGACGAGGAGCACCTGGCCCGGATCGCCGCCCACGCGCCGGTCGGGTTCGTGCTGATCACCCACGGGCACCCGGACCACACCGACGGCTCCCGCCGCCTGGCCGAGCTGCTCGGCGGGGTTCCGGTGCTCGCCGCCGACCCGGCGCACACCGTCGACGCCGAACCCCTCACCGAGCACTGGGAGCCCGCCGGCGGCTCCGGCTTCCGGATCGACCTGGTGCCCGTCCCCGGGCACACCGCCGACTCGGTCTGCTTCCTCGTCGAGCACGAGGGCGAGCGGGTGGTCCTCACCGGCGACACCATCCTCGGCCGGGGCACCACCGTGGTCGCCCACCCCGACGGCGACCTCGGGGACTACCTGGCCAGCCTGGAACGGCTGTCGGCGTACCGGGGGGTCGTCGCCCTGCCGGGGCACGGCCCGGCGCTGGCCGACTGCGGCGCGGCGGCCGACTACTACCTCGCCCACCGGCGGGCCCGGCTCGACCAGGTCCGGGCGGCGGTCGCCGCCGGTGACACCACCGCCGCCGAGGTGGTCGCCCGGGTCTACGCGGACGTGGACCGTTCGCTGTGGTGGGCCGCCGAGTGGTCGGTCCGGGCCCAGCTGGAGTACCTGGGGGTGACGCCCCGGGAATCCGGCGGCGGAGAAGCGCGGTTGGACCAACCGTGACCTGCCCGGTGTGTGGAACCGTCGCCGTACCCGGCGCCCGGTTTTGCCACAACTGCGGTGCCGCGCTGCCGGCCGCCGCGACCCTGCCGGCGGCCGAGCGCCGGGTCGTCACCGTGCTCTTCGGTGACCTGTCCGACTTCACCTCCTGGTCGGAGGACCTCGACCCGGAGCGGGTCGGCGCGGTCACCGACCGGGTGCTCGCCGCGCTCGCCGGGGCGGTCAAGACCTTCGGCGGGCACGTCGACAAGCTCACCGGCGACGGCATCATGGCGGTCTTCGGCGCGCCGGTCGCCCACGAGGACGACGCCGAGCGGGCCGTGCGCGCCGCGCTCTCCATGCAGCGGGCGGTCCGCCGGGTGCTCGACGACGAACGCGGCGGCGGGGCCCCGCTCGGCCTGCGGGTCGGGCTGAACACCGGGGACGTGATCGCCGGAATCCAGGCCGCCATCGAGTACACGGTCATCGGCGACACGGTGAACACCGCCGCCCGGCTGGCCGACGCCGCCGCCGTCGGGGCGGTGTACGCCGGGGCGCGGACCTCCGCCGCCACCCGGCACGTCGCCTCCTGGCGGGCGCTGCGCCCGCTGCGGCTCAAGGGCAAGCGGGAGCCGGTCGAGGCGTACGAACTGCTCGGGCTCCTGGACGCGCCGGGCACCCGCTCCGGGCTCGGCGACGAGGCCCCGTTCGTCGGTCGGGAGGCCGAGGTGGGCCGGGTCGCCGGCCGGCTCGCCGAGGTGATCGACCGCGCCGAGCCGAGGGTGCTGCTGATGACCGCCGAGGCGGGGATCGGCAAGTCCCGGTTCGCCGCCGAGGTGGAACGCCTCGCCGCCGGGTACGACGTCGGCGCGGGCCGGTTCGCCGCGCACACCGGGGCGCGGGTGCTCTCGGTGCGCTGTGCGGCCTTCGGTGAGCGCCGCCGGCTCGCCCCCCTGGCCGACCTGGTCCGGGCCGCCGTGGGTCTGCCCGGCGACGCCGCGACCGCGGTCACCCGGGCCGCCGTGGAGGAACGGCTGCGCCGCCTCGAACAGCGGCTCGCCCGGGTGCAACCGGTGCCGCCGCCGCTCGCCACCGACCAACTGCTGGCCCTGCTCGGCTACGTCGACCTGCCCGGCACGCACGGCGGCCCGGCCGACGACGCCGAGTGGAACGCGAACAGCCCGCCGCCGGACGCCGAGGCGGTGCCGACCGCGGTGGCGGACCTGCTCAGCGGGCTCGCCGCCGAGGCGCCACTGGTGGTGGTCGTCGACGACCTGCACGACGCCACGCCGGAGACCATCCGGGCGCTCGGGGTCACCCTGTCCCGGCTGGCCGGACCGGTGCTGGTGCTGCTGCTGGGCCGCCCCGAACTGGTCCGGACCGCCGGCACGCTGACCCGGCTCTCCGAGGCCGAGGTGCACGTGCTGCCGCCGCTGCGCGGCGCGGACGCCTCCCGGCTGCTGACCACGTACCTCAGCGGCGGGAAGCTGCCCCAGGCCGACGCCGACCGGCTGCTCGCCACCGCCCAGGGCAATCCGTTCTACCTGGCCGAACTGGTGACCCTGCTGATGGAGCGGGGCGCGTTGACCGCCGGGGCCGAGCGGGACGGCAGCGGCGCGGCGACCTGGCGGCTGGCCCCGGGCTCCCTCGGCAGCCGGTTGCTCTCCCGTGACCTCGCCGCCGTCCTGGCGGCCCGGATCGACGCGCTTCCGACCGAGGCCCGCTCGGTGCTCCGGGACGCCGCCGTGGTCGGCGACACCGTGCCCACCGGCACCCTGGAGGCGCTGCGCGAACGGCGCACCGGGCGGGACGGCCGCCCGGCCGCCGTGGTGGCGGTGGAACTGGACCGGGCCGTGGAGGAACTGCTGCAACGCCGGATGCTGCACCGCACCCGGACGGGCTACTCCTTCGCCACCCCGCTGATGCGGGAGGCCGCCTACGCCGGGGTCAGCAAGGCCGACCTGGCCGACCGGCACGCGGCCCTGGCCCGCTGGGCCGCGCCGACCGACTCCGCCGGCACCCCGGTCCCGGGCGGGTTCACCGACGCCGCCCGGGACGAGTTCGTCGCCGAGCACGCCGAGCGGGCCACCGCGCTCGCCGACGCGGTCGGGCTCCGTCCGGACGCGCCGGCCCGCACGGTGGCCCCGCTGGGCGTGGCCGCGCTGGACCGGGCCGCCCGTCGCTCGCTCGCCGCCGGTGAGCCGGCTCTCGCGGTGGAGTACGCCGAACGCGCCGCCGAGCTGGCCCGGGACGGGCTGCCGGTGACGGCCCGGGTGGTGCACGCCCGGGCGCTGCTCCAGGTGGGGCGGGCCGCCGACGCGCTCGCCTTCGCCGAGAAGATCGCGGCCAACGCCACCGACGACGGCGCGACCCGGGCCAACGCCCTGCTGCTGGCCGGGCAGGCGTACCAGAACCTCGGTGACCTGGGGCGGGCGGTCGCGAGTTGGCAGGAGGCGTTGCAGGTGGCCGCCGCCGCCGAGCTGCCCACGCTGCGTGCCTCGGCGATGCGCCGGCTCGGCATGGCCGACTTCGTCACCGGGCGGTTGGGGCAGGCCAGCAGCCGGTTCGCCGCCGCGTACCAGGTCAGCCTGGCCGCTCAGGACCCGCGCGGGCAGGCGTGGTCGTTGCAGAACCTGGCCTGGGTGACCACCACCCGGGGCGACTTCGCCGGCACCGACGCGGTGCTCGGCCGGGCCGCCCGGCTCTTCGCCGAACTCAAGGACCCGTACGGGCGGGCCTGGCTGCGCGGGACGACCGCGTTCGCCCGGGTGCTCGCCGGTCGGCTGCGCGAGGCGTACCGGCTGGCGCGGATCTTCCTGCCCTTCGGCGAGCGGATCGGCGAGGCGTGGGTGGTCGGCACGCTGCGCGCGGTCGAGGCGTACGCCGCCGCCGAGCTGGGCGAGCTGGCCGAGGCGGACCGGTCGGCCCGGCGCGCGTACCGGGACTTCGTCGCCGCCTCGGACGACTGGGGACGTGGCTTCGCCCTGGTGGTGCGCGGTGCGATCGCCCGAGGGCTGGGCGAGCCCGAGCACGCGGCGGACCTGCTCACCGACGCCCTCGACCACGCCGGCCGGACCACCCACCCGCTGCTCACCGGCATGGCCGGCACACTGCGCGGCTTCGTCGCCCTGGAGCTGGGCGACCAGGCGGCGGCCGAGCGGTACGCCCGCGCGGTGCTCGCCGCCGTGGAACCGCACAACCCGCAGGCCCCGGCCCAGGTGGCCCCCCGGGTGCTGCTGGCGATGGCCCGGCTGGCGGCCGGTGACCCGACCACCGCGGTGGGGCTGCTCGCCCCGGTGGCGACTGCCGGCAACACCTCGGCGCTGCTGATCTCCCGACGACAGACCCTGGCCCGGTACGCTTCGGCGCTGCTCGCCCTGGGGCAGCACGAGCAGGCGCTGGACTGGGCCCGCCGGGCGGTCGCCGCACCGGCCGAGGACGTCCGCAGCCAGGTAATCGCGGCGACGGTGTTGGCCGAGACGTCGAGCGCGTGTGGACATCCGGTCGAGGCGCTGGCCGCCGCCGAGGAGGCGGTCCGGCTGGCGTACGCGACGGAGCAGCGCAGCGAGCGGGCCGGTGCGGAGGCGCTACGGGACCGGCTGATCGTCCCCGGCGTGGCCGAACCGGTCACCGCGTCGGCGGCTCCGGCGGACGCGACGACGGGGGCACCGGGGAGGTCGGCGACATCCGACGCGCCGGGCTCGGTCGGTTCGGCGGGATCTGCCGGTTCTGCCGATGCCGGAACGCGCCGGAGCGATTAGCGTGAGGGGCCACAGCGGTGGTCCACAGTGACGGCCGTACCCACGAAAGGACCGTCATGAGACTGCCGCGCTCCGCCGCCGGCTGGACCGTCGCGGTCTTCGGCGGGACGGCGTTGCTGAGTGGTGTGCTCGGGCTGCTCTGGCCGGCGGCCCTGCTCGGCATGTTGGGTCTCGCCGTGCCGCCGACCCGGACGTCCGGCGACCACACCGGCACCTTCCTGGTCGCGTCCTCCATGGCGGCGTTCAACATGGGGGTCTACTACCTCCTCGCCGCGGTCGGCGACTGGCGCCCGTTCTTCCGTTTCACCGTGGTGTTCCGGTTGGTCACCGTCTGTGTGTTCACTCTCGTGGTGGTGGCGGACGTCGCCCCGGTCGGCTTCCTCGGGGTGGCCGCGTGGGAGGGCGTGGGAGCGTTGGCGACCGCGCTGGGCCTCCGCGTGGACGCCCGCCGGCGAGCGGGCGGCGCGGGCGGTGCCGGGCCGTCATCCGCGCTGGTCGCCGGTGCGGGGCTCTGAGTCGCCGGACGAGTTGGGTATTTTCGAGCTGTGACCGCCACCCCGCCCGGCGCCCTGCCGAAGCCAATCGTGCCCGGTCTGACGGATTTGCAGGTATTTGCCCGGGGTGGCTACGCCACGGTCTACCGGGCCGTCCAGATCTCCGTCGGGCGTGAGGTCGCGGTCAAGGTGGAGAACCGCACCCTGGACAGCGAACGGGACCAGGCCCGATTCCTGCGCGAGGCGCGGGCCGCCGGTCGCATGTCGTCCCACCCGCACGTGGTGGACCTCTTCGACGTCGGCGTCACCATCGACCAGCACCCGTACCTCATCATGGAACTCTGCGACGGGTCGTACGCCGAGCGGATGCGGACCTCGCCGCTCGGCCCGGTCGAGGCGCGCGACCTCGGCGTCAAGATCGCCGACGCGCTGGCGCACTCGCACGCGGCCGGCGTGCTGCACCGCGACGTGAAGCCGGCCAACATCCTCCACTCGCACTTCAACTCCGCGGTGCTGGCCGACTTCGGGCTGGCGGTGCTGGCCGAGGTGCGGGACCCGACGGTCACCATGGAGGTGCTCACCCCGGCGTACGCGCCGCCGGAGATGTTCAACCACAGCCCACCCTCGCCGGCCGTCGACGTCTACGCCCTCTGCGCGACCCTGTACGCGGTGATGCACGGCCGGCCCCCGCGCTGGCAGTCGGAGCGCAATCCGAGCCTGGTCACCGTACTGGACATGTTCAACCGTCCGATCCCCGGACTGCCCGGCGTGCCGGAGGAACTGGTCGAGGTGCTCCGGCTCGGCATGTCGAACGATCCGGGCGCCCGGCCCTCCGCGGTCGAACTGCGCGGCCTGCTGGCCGGACTGCCACTCGGCCCGACGGACTCCCCGCACCACCAAGGGACGTCCTTCGTCGGGCCCTGGCGGCCCCCCGGCCCGGCCGAACGCACCGGCGACGATCCGGTACGCGGGCACACCGGTCAGCCCGCTCCGCGCGCTCCCCAGGAACAGGACCACCCGACCGTGCCGGCTCCGGTGCGTCGCCGGCGGCGCTGGTTCCTCGGTGGGGCCGGCGTGCTCGCCCTGGTCGCCTCGGCGGGCGCCGGGGCCTGGGTGGCGGACAACACCCGGACCCCGGACCCGTTGCCCACCGCCAACACCGCCGTCGTGGGGACGCTGCCCGGCTGCGTGGACGGTACGACCGAGTTGCCCGCAGGGGTGCGCTGCTCCGACGAGTTGCAGTGCTTCGGCCCGGTCCGGGTCCGGGGCGCCCGGGCCCAGGCCGTCCGGGTCCGCTGCGACCGGCGGCACACCTGGGAGAGCTACGCCGAGGGCGATCTCCCCGCCGAACTGGTCGGGGCCGACCACGACACGGTCAAGACGGCCGACTCGGTCCGGCAGGTCTGCAACCCCACGACGTTCCGGCTCACCAGCGGCCTGACCCACGAGGACGGGTGGAATCTGGAGGTGCTGCCGCCGGACGACACCGACCCCGACCAGACGTACCGCTGTCTGGCCGGCCGTGGGGTCGACGGCCTGGCGACGCCGACTCTCAGCCTGCGCTGATCGACCCGGTCCGCGTCGGCCCCGGCGGGACGGCGTGGTCAGCGGTCGCGGAGCCGGGCCCGTAGCGCCGCCACCATCATCGGATTGTCGAGAGTCTCCAGGGTGGGCGCGTCGATCCCGTGTGGGCCACCCGTGGACTGCTGCTGCGGCGGCGCGGTCGCCGGGTCGGCCGGTGGCTGGTGGCGCGCCGCGTCGACGGCGACCCCCGTGATCATCGCGAGCAGGACGACGAGGATGGCCAGCACCACGCCCAGGAAGTCGGCCCGGCGCAGGACGACCAGGGTGACCAGGAGGGAGACCGTCGCGAGCGAGGCGGTCACCGCCAGGATCCGGGCACGGGATCGGAGAAGACGAGTCACCCGTCCAGCATCGCCCGCCCGCCCCCGCTGTCAACCGCCGGACCACCTCCGTCGGCGGGGGCACCCGCTGTGCCACCGCACGGACGGTCCGGAGGGGCATGGCGGGGGCGCGTGAGGCGCGTCCCCGTCCACGTGCGACACGCACTGGAATCGTTCGCATACCCTGGGTGCCCCGCTGGTCGTCTCCCGGGAGGCCGTCCATGAACACGCCGTCCCGACAGCAACTCCGGGCGATCGCCACCGCGCTGGCGGTCACCCTGACCCTCTCCCTCGCGGCGGTCGCCGGCTGCGACAGCCGACAGGAGCCCGAGTTCCCCTCCGTGCAGGAGAAACTGCGCGAGACGCAGGTCCACGGCCAGCCCAAGCTGCGGATCGGCGTGGCGATCCTGGATCCGCTGCTGGACGAGGAGAAGAACGCCTTCGTCAACTTCGAGGCCGAGATCGCCCGGTACGTCGCCGCGTCGCTCGGCTACGAGGGGGACCGGCGGATCGACCTGGTGCCGCTGGCCACCGAGGATCGCATCCCCGCCCTCCAGAGCGGCGAGGTCGACCTGGTGGTCAGCAGCTTCTCGATGACCAAGGAGCGGGAGAGTCAGGTCCTCTTCGCCGGTCCGTACTTCGTGACCACCCAGGAGGTCCTGATCCCGATCCGGCTGAAGGACCGGGTCCGGACCATCGAGGACCTGCGTGACCCCAAGCTGCGGGTCTGCGCCAGCGGCGGATCGACCAGCGAGGCGGAGCTGGAGGAGCACGGCATCCGGCCCCGGGTGGTCAAGAACGTCAGCGACTGCGTCCGGGGCATCCGCGAGGGCCGGTACGACCTGGTCAGCTCCGACGAGGCCATCCTGGCCGGGTTCCGCTCCCAGTTCCCGACCGAGTTCCAGATCGTCGACATGCCCTTCGGCACCAGCGAGCGGATCGGCGTGGGGGTGCCGATCGGTGACCCGGCGCTGCGCGACCTGGTCGCGTACTTCCTGGACAAGAGCTACCAGCAGGGACGCCGGGACGGCAGCAGCCCCTGGTTGACGGCGTACCACAAGACGCTCGGCCCGTGGCTGAAGGCGGACCTGCCCCAGCCGCAGCCGTTGAACGTGCCGGACCTGGTGGACTTCGACGACAAGGCACCGACGCGATGAGCGCCCCCGTCGACGACCACCCGACCGTCTCCCCCGATCCGGAGCCCGCCCCGGTCCGGTCCGGCGACGACCACGCGGGGAACGGGGCCGGGCGACGCGACCGGGACGAGCGGCGGGACCGGGCGAGCCAGTCCTTCTGGACGCTCGTCGTCGGTGTGCCGGCGGTCTTCTCGGTGCTGCGGCTCGCCGTGGAGGCCGGGGGCGAACTCCAGACCACGCTGCTGCTGGTGGCGAACGTCGGACCGGTGAACCTGATCGCCGGTTTCCTCACCACCGCGGCCCAACTGGTCACCACGGTCCTGGTCGCCATCTTCGCCCTCGGCGCGGTCTTCGCGGTCAGCGCCGACGCGGCCCCCGACGCCGCCGGTCCCGTCCCTCCGGCCCGTCGACCGCTCTTCGCCCGGTGGGCCGACATCACCCCGGCCTGGCTGGTGCTGGCGAGCTTCCTGTTCGCGATGGTCACCTGGGAGCTGCTCTACCTGCCGCTGCTGCTGCCCGCGGTGGCCGCCGCGTTCCAGCTCACCCCGGAACGGCTGCACGAGCGGCTGCTGCCCCGCCTGCTGCTCCTGCTCGGCCTCCTGGCCGGGTACGGCTGGCTGGTCCTGCCCACCCTGGCCGACGCCTGGGACCAGCGGGACGTGGTGGCGTTGCTGCTGCTCGGCGGGCCGCCGCTGCTCGCCTGCGTCGTCGCCGGGCCCCTGCCCCGGGCGGTGCTCCGCCCGCTCGCCCCGGTCACTCAGACCGCCGTGCTGGTCGTCCTGGCCTGGGCCGCGGTGCCGGTGATCACCACTCCGGTGCTGCCGCTGACCGTGGTCACGGTGACCTCGACGGCCGGGGGGAGCGAGGACGTGCGGGGGCACGTGGTGGCCGTCGACGACGTGAACATGACGATCCTGGAAGCCCGCGGCGGGGTGCGGTTCGTCCCGGTGGACCGGGTCGAGTCGCAGGTGCTCTGCCCGAACGAGGACGAACTGCCCCGGCACCGGCTGCGGATCCACGACTTCCACGTCGAGGACTCGCTGCTGGAGGGGCTGGGCCGGCGGGTACGACCGGTGCACCGCATCGACGCCGCCTGCCGTACCCCGGTCTGAGCGGTCGGTCAGTACGACCGGTCCTGACCGAGCACGTGCTGCGCGACGAAGTTGAGGATCATCTCCCGGCTGACCGGGGCGATCCGACCGGCGCGAACCGCCCCGAGCAGGGTGGCGACGCCGTACTCGGTGGTCATGCCTGCCCCGCCGTGCACCTGGACGGCGGTGTCCACGGCGAGCGCGGCGGCCTCCCCGGCCGCGTACTTGGCCATGTTCGCGGAGATCCCGGCCTCCAGGTCCCGTCCGGCGTCGTAGAGGGCGGCGGCCTTGTAGATCATCAGTCGGGCCAGTTCCACCTGGATCGCCGCGTGCGCGAGCGGGTGGGACACCCCCTGGTGCGAGCCGATGCTCCGGCCACCCCAGACCGCGCGGGTGGCGGTGTACTCCGAGGCGCGCTCGACCGCGTACCGGCCGGTGCCGGCCCCCATCGCGGCGACCGTGATCCGCTCCGGGTTCAGGCCGGCGAAGAGCGCCGGCAGGCCGGCGTCGAGCGACCCGCCGACCAGCGCGTCGGCGGGCACCCGCACGTCGTCGAGGTAGAGCAGGAACTGGTTCTCCGGGGAGACGATCTCCATGTCCAGCTTCGACCAGGTCAGCCCGGCCGCGTCCGTCGGCACGACGAAGAGCGCCGGCTTGAGCTTCCCGGAGGCGGCATCCTCCGTCCGGGCCACCACCAGCACGTAGCCCGCCTCGTCGACGCCCGAGATGTAGCACTTGCGCCCGGAGAGCAGCCAGTCGTCGCCGTCCCGCCGGGCCACCGTACCGAGCCGGTGGAAGTTCGACCCGGCCTCCGGCTCGGTTATCGCGAACACCACCTTCAGCGAACCGTCGGCCAGTCCGGGCAGGAAACGTGCACGCTGCCCGTCGGTGCCGTGCCGGGCGATCACCGTGGCGGCGATGGCGGGCGAGACCACCAGCAGCAGCAACGGGCAGCCGGCGGCGGCCAGCTCCTCGCAGACGATCGCCAGCTCGGTGATGCCGCCGCCCCCGCCGCCGTACTCGGTGGGGATGTTGACCCCCAGGTAGCCGAGCCGGCCGGCCTCGTCCCACAGTTCGGAGGTGTGCTCGCCGGCCTTCGCCTTCGTCACGAAGTACCGGTGGCCGTACCGCCGGCCCAGCGCCCGGACGGCGTCGCGGAGCTGCTCCTGCTCGTCGGTCAGGTCGAAGTTCATCACGCGTCCTCCTGGATCGGGTCGACCACGGCCAGCACGGTGCGCGTCTCGACCTGCCCGCCGGCCGGCACCGGCAGGTCGGTGACGACGCCGTCGACCGGGGCGAGCACGGGGTGTTCGAGCTTCATCGCCTCCAGGGTCAGCAGCAGGTCCCCGGCGGTGACCCGTCGACCCACCTCGACGTGCCGGCGGGTGACCGTGCCGGGCAGCGGGGCCAGCAGCGAGCCGGCCGCCACCTCGGCGGTGGGCAGCGGCAGGCGCGGCAGCTCGGTGAGGCTCGTCGCCCCCTCCGGGCCGTCCACGAAGACCTCCGACCCCACCCGGTGCACGCGGTACGCCCGCCGGACCCCGTCGACGTCCAGCACCACCCGATCCGGGGCGGCCCCGACCAGGGCGACGGCCCGTTCGTCCGACGGGTCGATGGACCACTCGGCGAGCCCGCCGGCGCGGTCCAGCCGGTACCGGACCTCGATCTCGCCGTCCGCCCCGGCGAAACGGGTGACCTGGGGGGACGCGGGGACGTTCCGCCAGCCGGACGGGAGGGAACCGAGCACCGGCGCCGCGGCGCGGCGGGCGGCGGCCGAGGCGAGCGCGGCGGCGAGCGCGGTCAGCGACACCTCGTCGGCGGGCAGCAGCGGGGCGAAGACCTCCGGGTGCCGGTCGAGGAAACCGGTGTCGACCTCGGCGGCCAGGAACTCGGGGCTGCGCAGCACCCGGACCAGCAGGTCCCGGTTGGTGGTCACGCCGTGCAGTTCGGCGCGGGCCAGCGCGCCGGCCAGCAGCCGGGCCGCCTGGGTACGGGTCGGCCCCCAGGCCACCAGCTTCGCCAGCATCGAGTCGTAGTGCACCCCGACCGTCGAGCCGGCCGCCACGCCGGAGTCCAACCGCAGGCCGGGGCGCGTGAGGCCGCCGAACTCGACGGCCACCCCGGGCACGGCGAACCGGCGCAGGGTGCCGGTCGCCGGTCGCCAGCCGTGTGCCGGGTCCTCGGCGCAGAGGCGTACCTCGATCGCGTGACCGTTGACCGGCGGGGCCTGTGCGAACGGCAGCGGCTCACCCTCGGCCACCAGCAGTTGCAGCCGGACCAGGTCCAGGCCGGTGGTGAGTTCGGTGACCGGGTGCTCGACCTGGAGCCGGGTGTTCATCTCCAGGAAGAAGAACTCGCCGGTCGGAGCGAGCAGGAACTCCACCGTGCCCGCGCCCACGTAGCCGACCGCCCGTCCGGCGGCCACCGCCGCCTCGTGCAGCCGTTCCCGCAGGTCGGGCGCGAGGACACCGGGCGCCTCCTCGACGAGCTTCTGGTGTCGTCGCTGGATCGAGCACTCGCGTACCCCCTGCGCGGCGACCGTGCCGTGGCGGTCACCGAAGATCTGCACCTCGACGTGGCGACCGCGCTCGACGTACCGCTCGACGAAGACCGTGCCGTCGCCGAACGCCGCCGCCGACTCGCGGCGGGCGGAGGCGAGCGCCCCGGCCAGGTCGGCGGCGTCCCGGACCACGCGCATGCCCCGCCCACCGCCACCGGCGGACGCCTTGACCAGCACCGGGAAGTCGGTGACCGCGTCCGGGTCGGTCCAGGTCGGCAGCACCGGCACGCCGGCCCTCGCGAGCAACTCCTTGGCCGCCATCTTGTCGCCCATCGCGGCGATCGCGGCGGCCGGTGGGCCGACCCAGGTCAGCCCGGCGTCGGTCACCGCCGTCGCGAACCCGGCGTTCTCGGCGAGGAAGCCGTAGCCGGGGTGCACGGCGTCCGCGCCCGACCGGCGGGCCGCGTCGAGGATCAGGTCGATCCGCAGGTACGTCTCGGCGGGCGTGTTCCCGGCCAGGCGTACGACGTGGTCGGCCTCGGCGACGAACGGCGCGTCGGCGTCCGCGTCGGAGTGCACGGCGACGGTCTCGACGCCGAGCGCCCGGCAGGTGGCGAAGACCCGGCGGGCGATCTCCCCCCGGTTGGCGACCAGCAGTCTGGTGATCATCTGTGCTGAGCCTGCCCTTCGTTCGCGACTGCGGGACTCCGCTTCGCTGCGTTCCTCGCGCCCACGGTCTCTACATCCGGAAGACGCCGAAGCCGTCCGCCCCGACGACCGGACCACTGTGGATGGCCGAGAGGCAGAGGCCGAGGACGGTACGGGTGTCCCGGGGGTCGATCACCCCGTCGTCGTAGAGCCGGCCGGAGAGGAAGAGCGCCCCGGACTCCGACTCGATCTGCTGCTCGACCATGGCCCGCATCGCCGCGTCGGAGTCCTCGTCGTACTCCCGGCCCCGGGCGGCGGCGGCCTGCCGGGCCACGATCGACAGCACCCCGGCCAACTGCGCCGGCCCCATCACCGCCGACTTGGCGTTCGGCCAGGTGAACAGGAACCTCGGCTCGTACGCCCGCCCGCACATGCCGTAGTTCCCCGCCCCGTACGACGCGCCGAGGTTGACCGTCAGGTGCGGCACGGTCGAGTTCGACACCGCGTTGATCATCAGCGCGCCGTGCTTGATGATGCCGCGCTGTTCGTACTCGGTGCCGACCATGTAGCCGGTGGTGTTCTGGAGGAAGACCAGCGGGGTGTCGGTGGCGTTGGCGAGCTGGATGAACTGGGCCGCCTTCTGCGCCTCCTCGCTGAACAGCACGCCCCGGGCGTTGGCCAGCACACCGACCGGGTAGCCGTGCAGCTCACCCCAGCCGGTGACCAGCGCGGTGCCGTACGCCGGCTTGAACTCGTCGAAGTCGCTGCCATCGAGCACCCGGGCCAGGACCTCACGCGGGTCGAACGGCACCTTCAG encodes:
- a CDS encoding biotin carboxylase N-terminal domain-containing protein, which codes for MITRLLVANRGEIARRVFATCRALGVETVAVHSDADADAPFVAEADHVVRLAGNTPAETYLRIDLILDAARRSGADAVHPGYGFLAENAGFATAVTDAGLTWVGPPAAAIAAMGDKMAAKELLARAGVPVLPTWTDPDAVTDFPVLVKASAGGGGRGMRVVRDAADLAGALASARRESAAAFGDGTVFVERYVERGRHVEVQIFGDRHGTVAAQGVRECSIQRRHQKLVEEAPGVLAPDLRERLHEAAVAAGRAVGYVGAGTVEFLLAPTGEFFFLEMNTRLQVEHPVTELTTGLDLVRLQLLVAEGEPLPFAQAPPVNGHAIEVRLCAEDPAHGWRPATGTLRRFAVPGVAVEFGGLTRPGLRLDSGVAAGSTVGVHYDSMLAKLVAWGPTRTQAARLLAGALARAELHGVTTNRDLLVRVLRSPEFLAAEVDTGFLDRHPEVFAPLLPADEVSLTALAAALASAAARRAAAPVLGSLPSGWRNVPASPQVTRFAGADGEIEVRYRLDRAGGLAEWSIDPSDERAVALVGAAPDRVVLDVDGVRRAYRVHRVGSEVFVDGPEGATSLTELPRLPLPTAEVAAGSLLAPLPGTVTRRHVEVGRRVTAGDLLLTLEAMKLEHPVLAPVDGVVTDLPVPAGGQVETRTVLAVVDPIQEDA